The genome window GGGTCTTCGACATTCCCCACTGGAGTCTGTACGCCGTCCTGATGGCCTCCTCGAGCGCCGCACTCGTCCTCCCGGTGATCGACGAGCTCCACCTGAGCGGGCCGAGGATCATCGAGCTGCTGCCCCAGGTCGCGGTCGCCGATGCCGTCTGCATCGTGGCCCTCCCGCTCGCGATCGAGCCCGACCGCGCCGGCCATGCGGCACTCGGGGCGCTCGCCGTCATCGGCGCCGCCGCCGTGGTCTTCGCCGTCCTCTGGTGGCTCGAGCGCGAGGGCGTCCGCAAGCGCGTGCACGACGTCTCCGAGGAGCGGCTCTTCGCCACCGAGCTGCGGGTCCAGCTCGTCATCCTCTCCGCCATGGCCGCGCTCGCCGTGGCGACCGGCATCTCGATCATGCTCGCCGGTTTCGCCTTCGGCATCGCCGTCAACGCGGTGGGGGAGCCGCGGCGGCTGGCGAAGCAGCTCTTCGCGCTGACCGAGGGCGTCTTCTCACCGCTCTTCTTCGTCTGGCTCGGCGCCTCGCTGCAGCTGCGCAGCTTCGCCGACCACCCGGAGATGCTCGGGCTCGGTGTCCTGCTGGGCGCAGGCGCGATCGTGACCCATCTCGTCCCGAAGCTGCTCGGACAGCCGGCGCCGCTCGGGCTGATGGCCGCCGCGCAGCTCGGTGTACCCAGCGCCGCGGTCACGGTCGGCACGGAGCAGGGGCTGCTCCGACCCGGTGAGGGATCGGCGCTGATGCTCGGCGCGCTCGTCACGGTTGGGGTCGCCGTACTGGGCGGGGCCTGGTCTGCGCGCGAGGAGCGTGCTGGACGATTGACGGGCCGATTGGAAGGCCCGACGTCGGCCGCCTAGACTCTCCGGCAACCCCCTCGTGGCGGCATCTCGCCGAACCTCCCCAGGGCCGGAAGGCAGCAAGGATACGTGAGCTCTGTCGGGTACGAGGGGGCCTTTTCATGTCCGATGACTTGAAATTTCAGGTTTGAGGAATGGATCTGCGAAAGTAGTGGTTCCTTCTAATAACGAAGTTCCTCTCACCTGACCAGGAGACACCACATGTCCCTTCTTCGCATCGACTCCTCCGTCCTCGGCCCGTACTCCTCGAGCCGCGCCCTGGCCGACACCGTCGTCGACAACTGGAAGGCCGAGCACGCCGGGGAGACCGTCGTCACCCGCGACCTCGCCGCCAAGCCCGTCCTCGCGACCGACTGGATCGCGGCCGTCTCCGGCAACCAGACCCCGGCCGACCAGCGCACACCCGAGCAGGCCGCTGCGCTCGCCCTCGCCGACGAGCTCTTCACCGAGCTGAAGTCGGCCGAGACCATCGTCGTCGCCACCGGCCTCTACAACTGGGGCGTCAACCAGCTCCTCAAGGCCTACATCGACCAGGTCATCGTCGGCGGCGGCATCGAGGCCGGCGAGTTCCTCAAGGGCAAGGACGTCGCGATCGTCATCGCCCGTGGCGGCTACTACGGCGAGGACGGCCCGAAGGCCGGTTGGGACCACAGCATCGACTACCTCGTCCGCATCTTCGGCGAGGTCTGGGGCGCGAATGTGCGGATCGTCGACCGCGACTTCACCCTCGTCGGCGTCAACCCGGCCCTCGACGCGTTCAAGGAGCAGGGCGCGGCGCTCAAGGAGGCCGCCCAGGTCAAGGCCGAGGTCGTCGGCAAGGAGCTCGCGTCGGCGTACGCCGAGCGCAAGTCCGCCTGATGTGTGAGGGTTGTGAGTGCCTCGCCACGCTCTGACGTGGTGGGGCGCTCACAACCCGAGGGAGGCTGAAGCATGGAGCACAGCGCACCGCAGTGCGACGCGTCGCTGAGCGCTGCCTTCGGCATCCTGGGCAAGCGCTGGAACGGCGTCATCATCGGCGTCCTCGCCGAGGGCGACGCGGGCTTCGCCGACCTCTCCCGCGGGCTCGGCTCCCAGATCAGCGACTCGGTGCTCTCCTCACGGCTGACCGAGCTGAGCGAGCTCGGGCTGATCTCGCGCGAGGTCACCGCAGGCCCGCCGGTGTCGGTGCACTACTCGCTGACCGAGTCCGGTCGAGCGCTCATCCCCGCGCTCGACGCGCTCGCCGGCTGGGCCAAGCTCCACCTGGAGCCGGCCGGGGCTCCTGTCCCCGCCTCCGACTAGTCTCGTCGCGTGGACTCTGCCGGATCTCCGGGGCCTCTGGCCCTCTATCGCCGCTACCGTCCCGAGACCTTCGCCGAGGTGATCGGCCAGGACCACGTGACGACGCCGCTGCGCGCTGCGCTGGCGAACAACCGGGTCAACCACGCCTACCTCTTCAGCGGTCCGCGCGGCTGCGGCAAGACCACCTCGGCCCGCATCCTCGCCCGTGCCCTGAACTGCGAGAAGGCGCCGATCGCAGACCCCTGCGGTGAGTGCGAGTCCTGCCGAGACCTCGCCCGCGGCGGCCCCGGCTCGATCGACGTGATCGAGATCGACGCCGCCTCGCACGGTGGTGTCGACGACGCCCGCGACCTGCGTGAGAAGGCCTTCTTCGCGCCGGTGAAGTCGCGCTACAAGGTCTACATCATCGATGAGGCCCACATGGTCTCGACGCAGGGCTTCAACGCTCTGCTCAAGCTTGTCGAGGAGCCCCCGGAGCACCTCCGCTTCATCTTCGCGACCACCGAGCCCGAGAAGGTCATCCCGACCATCCGCTCGCGCACCCACCACTACCCCTTCCGCCTCATCCCGCCGAAGCTGCTCTCCGGCTACCTCTCCGAGATCTGTACGTCGGAGGGTGTCGCCGTCGAACCGGCGGCGCTGCCCCTCGTCGTCCGTGCCGGTGCCGGGTCGGCCCGTGACACGCTTTCGGTGATGGACCAGCTCCTCGGAGGTGCCGGTCCTGAGGGTGTGACCTACGAGCTCGCCGCAGGGCTCCTGGGCTACACCCCGGACACGCTGCTCGACGAGGCCGTCGACGCGTTCGCCGCCGGTGACGGCGCCTCCGTCTTCGGCGTCGTCGACAAGGTGATCGAGACCGGACAGGACCCGCGCCGCTTCACCGAGGACCTGCTGCGTCGGCTGCGCGATCTCGTGATCATCTCGGCCGTTCCCGAGGCGACCGCCTCGGGCCTCATCGATGTGGCCTCCGACGCCGCCGAGCGGCTCGAGGCCCAGGCCCGTCGCTTCGGCGCCTCGGAGCTGTCGCGTGCGGCCGACCTGGTCGCCACGGGTCTCACCGAGATGCGGGGTGCGACCGCTCCGCGTCTGCTGCTCGAGCTGATCTGTGCGCGGGTGCTCCTTCCCGGTGCCGACGGTGCCGCCGGTCTGGGCGCTCGGGTCGACCGCCTCGAGCGGCGGCTCGCCGTCGGTGGATCGATCTCCGAGGCTCCTGCTCCCGCTGCCCCCGTCGCGCCCGCGCAGGACCGGCCTGAGCGGGCTCCTTCCGTCGGTGCCCCCGACGCCCAGCCCACGCCTCCGGCGCCCGGTGTCGGTGGTCCTGCTGCCGCCCGCGCCGCGATCGCCCGCGACGCGGCTGACGCCGGTTCGCCCCCGCGGGAGACCCCGCCCGCGCAGCCTCCGGCCCCGCCGAGCCACGAGGTTGCGCCCCCGTCGCCACCGACGACCGAGCCTCCGGACTGGAGCGTCCCGCCGGCCGCTTCCCCGACGTCAGTTCCTGCGCCCGATCTGAGCGACACGCCGGCGGCTCCGGCGAGCGGCGGTGCGCCCGCAGGGTTCGGGACCGTCGACGTACGCCGGGTCTGGCCCGACATCGTGGAGTCGACCAAGTCCAAGAAGCGGCTGGCGTGGATGCACCTCACCCAGAACAGCCAGGTGATGGGGCTCGAGGGCGACGTACTCACGCTCGGCTTCGTCAACCAGGGCGCACGGGACTCCTTCGCCAACAGCGGCTCCGACGCGATCGTCGCCCAGGCCGTCGTCGACGTCATCGGTGCGCAGTGGAAGATCAACGCCATCGTCGCGCCCGGTGCCCAGCCCGGGGTCGTCTCCGCAGGGCCGTCGGGCTCGGGGGCCGCGCAGCCCGCAGGAGCGCAAGACGCGACTCGACCGCAGGAAACTCCGAACTCGGCGGAGGCGCCGCCGTGGGCGACCTCGGAGCCTGCGGCTCCGTCGGCCGGCCCGGGGGAGCCCCCTGCGCCCGACTGGTCCAGCCCTGACAACGCGGCCGGCTTCGACGACGAGGTGACCGACGACGACAGCCTCGGCGGGGCGGAGCTGCTCGCGCGCGAGCTCGGCGCGACCGTCATCGAAGAGATCCCGCACCAGCAGTGAGAGGCTTCGACCATGAGTGAGAACCCGTTCGGCAACCTCGACCTCAACGCCCTGCTCGGGCAGGCGCAGGCGATGCAGGCCAACCTCGCCGAGGCGCAGGAGCGCCTGGCCGAGTCCACCGTCACCGGCACCGTGGCCGGCGGCGCTGTCACGGTCACGGTCAGCGGTGTGGGGGAGCTGGTCAAGGTCGACCTCAAGACCGGCGAGTTCGACGGCTCCGACCCCGACGCCCTGGCCGACCTCGGCGACCTGATAGTCGCCGCCTACCGCGACGCCAAGGCGCAGGCCGACGCGCTCGCGAGCCAGAGCCTCGGCCCGATCACCGGTGGTCCGGGCGGCCTCCTCGGCGGCAACGACGACCCGCAGGCGCCTCCGCGCAAGCTCGGCTTCTAGAGAGTAGATACGTGTACGAAGGCGTCGTCCAGGACCTCATCGACGAGCTCGGCCGGCTACCGGGCGTGGGTCCGAAGTCTGCCCAGCGGATCGCGTTCCACCTGCTCCAGGCCGACCCGCACGACGTCGAGCGGCTCGCGCAGACACTCACCGAGGTGAAGCGGCGGGTGAAGTTCTGCTCCCTCTGCTTCAACGTGTCCGAGGAGGACACCTGCCGGATCTGCCGTGACCCCCGGCGTGACCCGAGCGTGCTCTGCGTCGTGGAGGAGTACAAGGACGTCGTCGCGATCGAACGGACGCGGGAGTTCAAGGGCCGCTATCACGTGCTGGGTGGGGCGATCAGCCCGATCGACGGCATCGGCCCGGAGCAGCTCCACATCCGCGAGCTCATGCAGCGTCTCAACGACACCACCATCACCGAGATCATCCTCGCGACCGACCCGAACCTCGAGGGCGAGGCCACGGCGACCTACCTCACGAGACAGCTCAGCCCCCTGGGGTTGCGCGTCACGCGTCTTGCGAGTGGACTGCCGGTGGGTGGTGACCTGGAGTACGCCGACGAGGTCACCCTCGGCAGAGCATTCGCCGGTCGGCGTACCGCCGAATGACGCACAGGAGGGCACGACGATGACCGACACCGAAGACTTCGCCGCGGAGATCGCCGACCAGGTCGAGTCGTTCCTGCTGGCGCTCCGGGCGGTCGGGAACGAGGCCGATGCCGGCCGCGGCATCCCGTTGCTCCTGCTGGAGATCAGCCAGGTCCTGCTCGCAGGGGCGCGGCTCGGCGTACAGCAGGACTTCGAGCCCCGCGAGGAGTTCCAGCCCGACGTCGGCCCGGAGGCGGACGTCGACGGGCTGCGGTTGCGGCTGGCCGACATCCTCGGCGACCTCGACACCTACAGCTTCGTCTTCGACCCCTACGCGCCCGAGGTGGTCGACAGCCAGCTCTCCGACGACCTGACC of Nocardioides sp. Kera G14 contains these proteins:
- a CDS encoding cation:proton antiporter; this encodes MGFVELAVIGAVGLLGPLLALPRAWHLPVVLGELLGGIVLGPTGFGYLDAREPTLNFLADMGFALVMFVAGTHVPVRDPRLRDALGRGLVRAILVGVAAVAAGLALDRVFDIPHWSLYAVLMASSSAALVLPVIDELHLSGPRIIELLPQVAVADAVCIVALPLAIEPDRAGHAALGALAVIGAAAVVFAVLWWLEREGVRKRVHDVSEERLFATELRVQLVILSAMAALAVATGISIMLAGFAFGIAVNAVGEPRRLAKQLFALTEGVFSPLFFVWLGASLQLRSFADHPEMLGLGVLLGAGAIVTHLVPKLLGQPAPLGLMAAAQLGVPSAAVTVGTEQGLLRPGEGSALMLGALVTVGVAVLGGAWSAREERAGRLTGRLEGPTSAA
- the recR gene encoding recombination mediator RecR, translating into MYEGVVQDLIDELGRLPGVGPKSAQRIAFHLLQADPHDVERLAQTLTEVKRRVKFCSLCFNVSEEDTCRICRDPRRDPSVLCVVEEYKDVVAIERTREFKGRYHVLGGAISPIDGIGPEQLHIRELMQRLNDTTITEIILATDPNLEGEATATYLTRQLSPLGLRVTRLASGLPVGGDLEYADEVTLGRAFAGRRTAE
- a CDS encoding DUF5063 domain-containing protein; its protein translation is MTDTEDFAAEIADQVESFLLALRAVGNEADAGRGIPLLLLEISQVLLAGARLGVQQDFEPREEFQPDVGPEADVDGLRLRLADILGDLDTYSFVFDPYAPEVVDSQLSDDLTSIAADLENGLRHFRRGDLAEALWWWQFSYVNNWGNLAGAALNALLAVVAHNRLDAEPFTGEDEDLAVAEEVLDVSPVVADEKLTSADA
- a CDS encoding YbaB/EbfC family nucleoid-associated protein, with product MSENPFGNLDLNALLGQAQAMQANLAEAQERLAESTVTGTVAGGAVTVTVSGVGELVKVDLKTGEFDGSDPDALADLGDLIVAAYRDAKAQADALASQSLGPITGGPGGLLGGNDDPQAPPRKLGF
- a CDS encoding winged helix-turn-helix transcriptional regulator — translated: MEHSAPQCDASLSAAFGILGKRWNGVIIGVLAEGDAGFADLSRGLGSQISDSVLSSRLTELSELGLISREVTAGPPVSVHYSLTESGRALIPALDALAGWAKLHLEPAGAPVPASD
- a CDS encoding FMN-dependent NADH-azoreductase, which gives rise to MSLLRIDSSVLGPYSSSRALADTVVDNWKAEHAGETVVTRDLAAKPVLATDWIAAVSGNQTPADQRTPEQAAALALADELFTELKSAETIVVATGLYNWGVNQLLKAYIDQVIVGGGIEAGEFLKGKDVAIVIARGGYYGEDGPKAGWDHSIDYLVRIFGEVWGANVRIVDRDFTLVGVNPALDAFKEQGAALKEAAQVKAEVVGKELASAYAERKSA